A genomic window from Streptomyces sp. MST-110588 includes:
- a CDS encoding helix-turn-helix transcriptional regulator, with amino-acid sequence MTENRDGLDDDMDNGVDSRMGGDSFQDVLSMLSEREREVLAHLAAGCTYGTIARRMGLSSHTVDTYIRRIRGKTGVANRVELTLLALAAGSHGKGGKVPSGTAKP; translated from the coding sequence GTGACGGAAAACAGAGACGGTTTGGATGACGACATGGACAACGGTGTGGACAGTCGCATGGGCGGCGACAGTTTTCAGGACGTGCTTTCCATGCTCTCCGAGCGCGAGCGCGAGGTGCTGGCCCATCTCGCGGCGGGCTGCACGTACGGCACGATCGCCCGCCGCATGGGCCTGAGTTCGCACACCGTGGACACCTATATCCGGCGTATCCGCGGCAAGACCGGGGTGGCCAACCGCGTAGAGCTCACGCTGCTCGCCCTTGCCGCGGGCAGCCACGGAAAGGGCGGGAAGGTTCCCTCCGGTACCGCGAAACCGTGA
- a CDS encoding proline racemase family protein: protein MAAERSRPTHTSRPPRAPRWAAGARRFSVVDSHTEGMPTRVVTDGFGVIPGATMAARRRHFVEHLDHLRRLLMNEPHGHPAMSGAILQPPTRPDADWGVVYIEVSGCLPMCGHGTIGVATVLVETGLVTVTEPVTTVSLDTPAGLVRAEVAVRDGRAEHVTIHNVASYAHELDATVEVPALERDLGLDTAEIRYDMAYGGNFYAITPLAALGIPFTTARKDDILAAGLAVMDAINKHNRPVHPTDPTISGCRHVQFTAPGTPGPGGSDARNAMAIHPGWFDRSPCGTGTSARMAQLHARGELPLHQDFVNESFIGTRFTGRLVGTDRVGDRPAVTPTVTGRAWITGMGDHYLDPTDPFPEGFVL, encoded by the coding sequence ATGGCGGCGGAGCGGTCCCGGCCGACCCACACCTCCCGCCCGCCCCGGGCCCCACGGTGGGCGGCCGGGGCCCGCCGCTTCAGCGTGGTCGACTCGCACACCGAGGGCATGCCCACGCGGGTCGTCACGGACGGCTTCGGGGTGATCCCCGGCGCCACCATGGCCGCCCGCCGCCGGCACTTCGTCGAACACCTCGACCACCTGCGCCGGCTGCTGATGAACGAGCCGCACGGGCACCCGGCGATGAGCGGCGCGATCCTCCAGCCGCCCACCCGCCCGGACGCCGACTGGGGCGTGGTCTACATCGAGGTCTCCGGCTGCCTGCCCATGTGCGGGCACGGGACGATCGGGGTGGCGACCGTCCTGGTGGAGACCGGGCTGGTGACGGTCACCGAGCCCGTCACCACCGTCAGCCTGGACACCCCGGCGGGGCTGGTCCGGGCCGAGGTCGCCGTCCGCGACGGCCGCGCCGAACACGTCACCATCCACAACGTCGCCTCCTACGCCCACGAACTCGACGCGACCGTCGAGGTGCCGGCCCTGGAACGGGACCTCGGCCTGGACACCGCCGAGATCCGCTACGACATGGCCTACGGCGGCAACTTCTACGCCATCACCCCGCTCGCCGCCCTGGGCATCCCCTTCACCACCGCCCGCAAGGACGACATCCTGGCCGCCGGGCTGGCCGTCATGGACGCCATCAACAAACACAACCGTCCCGTCCACCCCACCGATCCCACGATCTCCGGCTGCCGCCACGTCCAGTTCACCGCCCCGGGCACCCCCGGGCCGGGCGGCAGCGACGCCCGCAACGCCATGGCCATCCACCCCGGCTGGTTCGACCGCTCACCATGCGGCACGGGCACCAGCGCACGCATGGCCCAGCTCCATGCCCGTGGGGAACTCCCCCTCCACCAGGACTTCGTGAACGAGTCCTTCATCGGCACCCGCTTCACCGGGCGCCTGGTCGGCACCGACCGGGTCGGCGACCGTCCGGCCGTCACGCCCACGGTCACCGGCCGCGCCTGGATCACCGGCATGGGCGACCACTACCTGGACCCGACCGACCCCTTCCCCGAGGGCTTCGTCCTCTGA
- a CDS encoding class I SAM-dependent methyltransferase, translated as MIANEETYGPRWASVYDTVVPEGPAAGQAADVLTALARQAFARRCEGAPAGDCDVPRALELGVGTGRVAVPLAERGIRVHGIDLEPAMLEVLHGKIRARGLDGRLSTAVGDMTVREDLLAPDGSGAYDLVYCVLNTLGSLADGSAQRAALAAAAGVLAEGGRLVVEAPVPVLDSFTRSGTRVSHLGRRGDGVWMETARLDPVDQVVSLESIVLSEEEGVRIQPVHYRYTWPSELDLMAELGGLRRVARHGGWAGEEFTARPGMYVVQYARAGADLRR; from the coding sequence ATGATCGCCAACGAAGAGACGTACGGGCCGCGTTGGGCCTCCGTGTACGACACGGTCGTGCCCGAGGGGCCCGCCGCCGGGCAGGCCGCCGACGTCCTGACCGCGCTCGCCCGCCAGGCTTTCGCCCGCCGCTGCGAAGGCGCGCCGGCCGGTGACTGCGATGTCCCCCGTGCGCTGGAGCTGGGCGTGGGAACCGGCCGGGTCGCCGTCCCGCTGGCCGAGCGCGGCATCCGCGTCCACGGGATCGACCTGGAGCCCGCGATGCTGGAGGTGCTGCACGGCAAGATCCGTGCCCGCGGCCTGGACGGGCGGCTCAGCACGGCCGTCGGTGACATGACCGTACGGGAGGACCTGCTCGCCCCGGACGGGAGCGGCGCCTACGACCTGGTCTACTGCGTGCTCAACACCCTCGGCTCGCTCGCCGACGGCAGCGCGCAGCGGGCCGCGCTGGCCGCCGCGGCCGGGGTGCTCGCCGAGGGCGGCCGGCTGGTCGTGGAGGCACCCGTACCGGTGCTGGACTCCTTCACCCGCTCCGGCACCCGCGTCTCGCACCTGGGGCGGCGCGGTGACGGCGTCTGGATGGAGACCGCCCGGCTGGACCCCGTGGACCAGGTCGTCTCCCTGGAGTCGATCGTGCTGTCGGAGGAGGAGGGCGTACGGATCCAGCCGGTGCACTACCGCTACACCTGGCCCTCCGAGCTGGACCTGATGGCGGAACTCGGCGGGCTGCGGCGCGTTGCCCGGCACGGCGGCTGGGCCGGCGAGGAGTTCACGGCGCGCCCGGGCATGTACGTCGTCCAGTACGCCCGGGCCGGCGCCGACCTGCGCCGATGA
- a CDS encoding helix-turn-helix transcriptional regulator, giving the protein MLVALGLKSIHESVYQAMLKHDTWGVAELAAHLAFTEDEVRAALDALFELRLIRESFDAPGRLRAVDAGTALRALLDRQHEELLRRQRQAADRHAAIARMIAQAAAHAWDHGAALPAGGAAPGGTEQLLGMDAVQQRLEQLAEEAAEEILTFMPGGAQSAAALDAARRNDARVLARGVSMRTVGLDSLRQDPPTLAHARWLTGRGAAFRTVAALPPRMIVADRRAALVPLDPADTRKGVLYVTCPGVIASLTALFLQVWEHATSLGADAPAPRPGLSDTERDLLHLIGQGYTDEAAATRLHISPRTARRMMAAIMERLGARSRFEAGLKAAREGWL; this is encoded by the coding sequence GTGCTCGTAGCGTTGGGACTGAAGTCGATACACGAGTCGGTGTACCAGGCGATGCTGAAGCACGACACCTGGGGCGTCGCCGAGCTGGCCGCCCATCTCGCCTTCACCGAGGACGAGGTACGAGCCGCCCTGGACGCCCTGTTCGAACTGCGGCTGATCCGCGAGTCGTTCGATGCACCCGGCCGGTTACGCGCCGTGGACGCCGGCACCGCACTGCGCGCCCTGCTGGACCGGCAGCATGAGGAACTCCTGCGCCGGCAGCGGCAGGCGGCGGACCGGCACGCGGCCATCGCCCGCATGATCGCCCAGGCCGCCGCGCACGCCTGGGACCACGGCGCCGCCCTCCCCGCCGGCGGCGCTGCCCCGGGCGGCACCGAACAGCTCCTGGGCATGGACGCCGTACAGCAGCGGCTGGAGCAGCTCGCCGAGGAGGCCGCCGAGGAGATCCTCACCTTCATGCCCGGCGGCGCCCAGTCCGCCGCCGCGCTGGACGCCGCCCGCCGCAACGACGCCCGGGTGCTCGCCCGGGGCGTCAGCATGCGCACCGTCGGCCTGGACAGCCTCCGGCAGGACCCGCCGACCCTGGCCCATGCACGCTGGCTCACCGGCCGCGGCGCCGCATTCCGTACGGTGGCCGCGCTGCCCCCGCGCATGATCGTCGCCGACCGCCGCGCCGCGCTCGTCCCCCTGGACCCCGCCGACACGCGCAAGGGCGTCCTGTACGTGACCTGCCCCGGCGTCATCGCGTCCCTGACCGCGCTGTTCCTCCAGGTCTGGGAACACGCCACCTCACTGGGCGCCGACGCGCCCGCACCCCGCCCGGGCCTGAGCGACACCGAACGCGACCTGCTCCACCTGATCGGCCAGGGATACACGGACGAGGCCGCCGCGACCAGGCTGCACATCTCGCCCCGTACGGCCCGCCGCATGATGGCGGCCATCATGGAGCGCCTGGGCGCCCGCAGCCGCTTCGAAGCCGGCCTCAAGGCCGCCCGGGAAGGGTGGCTTTGA
- a CDS encoding (2Fe-2S)-binding protein yields the protein MFRVTVDGERRPARPGQTVAAVLLAAGRVSWRTTRGGRPRGVFCGIGVCHDCLVVVNGLPDVRACRREVEDGDDIRTQNGAELPSAEADRG from the coding sequence GTGTTCCGTGTGACGGTGGACGGTGAGCGGCGGCCGGCCCGGCCGGGCCAGACGGTGGCCGCGGTCCTGCTGGCCGCGGGCCGGGTGTCCTGGCGTACGACCCGGGGCGGGCGCCCGCGCGGCGTCTTCTGCGGGATCGGCGTCTGCCACGACTGCCTGGTCGTCGTCAACGGGCTGCCGGACGTACGGGCCTGCCGCCGCGAGGTCGAGGACGGCGATGACATCCGTACGCAGAACGGGGCGGAACTGCCCTCGGCGGAGGCGGACCGTGGCTGA
- a CDS encoding dihydrodipicolinate synthase family protein gives MTNDVTPPTEPPTKSSTKPSAKPSPQAQAPAESPARASSAALTGVIVATTLPYAEDATAPAGLRPDLDRYAEHCRRLVDNGCHGVGPNGSLGEYSSLTDEERRAVARTAVAAVGRDATVVVGVHGVGAHQARHWAELAAEDGADGVLCLPPTLYRANTSEVVEHFTQVAAVGLPVMVYNNPLDTRVDLTPEMLREIAAIDNVVAVKEFSGDIRRILHIKEHAPGLEVVAGADDLVLEALLMGATGWFAGFPNVFPAECVRLYDLARAGRLAEARALYEPLVAAFRWDSRTEFVQAIKHSMDLVGCYGGPCRPPRGPLDAALLKQLDADMQRAVQAVQALEAAD, from the coding sequence ATGACGAATGATGTGACGCCCCCGACCGAGCCCCCGACCAAGTCCTCGACCAAGCCGTCGGCCAAGCCCTCGCCCCAGGCCCAGGCACCGGCCGAGTCCCCGGCCCGCGCCTCCTCCGCCGCGCTCACCGGTGTCATCGTCGCCACCACCCTCCCGTACGCCGAGGACGCCACCGCGCCCGCCGGGCTGCGGCCCGACCTGGACCGGTACGCCGAGCACTGCCGCCGGCTCGTCGACAACGGGTGTCACGGTGTGGGCCCCAACGGCTCACTGGGGGAGTACTCCTCGCTCACCGACGAGGAGCGGCGCGCGGTCGCCCGTACGGCCGTGGCGGCCGTCGGCCGGGACGCGACGGTGGTCGTCGGCGTGCACGGCGTCGGCGCCCACCAGGCCCGGCACTGGGCGGAACTGGCCGCCGAGGACGGCGCCGACGGCGTACTGTGCCTGCCGCCGACCCTCTACCGCGCCAACACCTCCGAGGTGGTGGAGCACTTCACGCAGGTCGCGGCCGTCGGCCTGCCCGTCATGGTCTACAACAACCCTCTGGACACCAGGGTCGACCTCACCCCCGAGATGCTGCGCGAGATCGCCGCGATCGACAACGTCGTCGCGGTCAAGGAGTTCTCCGGCGACATCCGGCGCATCCTCCACATCAAGGAGCACGCGCCCGGGCTGGAGGTCGTGGCCGGCGCCGACGACCTGGTGCTGGAGGCGCTGCTGATGGGGGCCACCGGCTGGTTCGCCGGCTTCCCCAACGTCTTCCCCGCCGAGTGCGTACGCCTGTACGACCTCGCCCGCGCCGGCCGTCTGGCCGAGGCCAGGGCCCTGTACGAGCCGCTGGTCGCCGCCTTCCGCTGGGACTCGCGCACCGAGTTCGTCCAGGCGATCAAGCACTCCATGGACCTCGTCGGCTGCTACGGAGGCCCCTGCCGGCCGCCGCGCGGACCGCTGGACGCGGCCCTCCTCAAGCAGTTGGACGCCGACATGCAGCGCGCCGTCCAGGCCGTCCAGGCCCTGGAAGCGGCCGACTGA
- a CDS encoding MFS transporter — translation MTSVRRLRKAARRAPWADRNYLLLTAAATITGLGSAGALIAAAFAVLRSGGGATQIGLVAAARTVPLVLFLLVGGAVADRLPRHRVMVAANVLNCLSQAAFAALVLVGEPRLWQMVLLAALGGTGQAFFAPASEGMLLAGVSGPQAGRAFAVFRTGVNGAAIGGAALGGALVAAVGPGWVLAADAAAFALAAALRAFLDVGPAVRRERGGGLLREVREGWREVTGRLWLWSVVAQFAVVNAVLTAAQSVYGPLVARERLGGAGPWGLALAAFGAGTVLGALVMTRWKPRRMLLAGVCAVFPLALSPAALAVGLSAPGLSGVMLLCGICVEVFAVSWMTALHQEVPEDRLSRVSSYDWLGSVGMVPLATALAGPVQQAVGRTAALWGCAALIVLLTAVVLCVPDVRHLSRRRTPSPESDRTSPEPGRTSARSGRTPPDAPPPSRSVPEETPGEAHDGAPSRTPAGPPATRAVPVD, via the coding sequence ATGACCTCGGTCCGGCGGCTCCGCAAGGCCGCGCGCCGTGCCCCCTGGGCCGACCGCAACTACCTTCTGCTGACCGCCGCCGCCACCATCACCGGCCTGGGGAGCGCGGGCGCGCTGATCGCCGCCGCGTTCGCCGTGCTGCGCAGCGGCGGCGGCGCCACGCAGATCGGGCTGGTCGCCGCCGCCCGTACCGTCCCGCTGGTGCTGTTCCTGCTGGTGGGCGGGGCGGTCGCGGACCGGCTGCCGCGCCATCGCGTCATGGTCGCCGCCAATGTCCTCAACTGCCTTTCCCAGGCGGCGTTCGCGGCGCTGGTCCTCGTGGGGGAGCCCCGGCTGTGGCAGATGGTGCTGCTGGCGGCGCTCGGCGGGACGGGGCAGGCGTTCTTCGCGCCCGCCTCCGAGGGGATGCTGCTCGCCGGGGTGTCGGGCCCGCAGGCGGGGCGGGCCTTCGCGGTCTTCCGGACGGGGGTCAACGGCGCGGCGATCGGCGGCGCGGCACTGGGCGGTGCGCTGGTGGCGGCCGTGGGGCCGGGCTGGGTGCTGGCGGCCGACGCCGCCGCCTTCGCCCTGGCCGCCGCGCTGCGCGCCTTCTTGGACGTCGGGCCGGCGGTGCGCCGGGAGCGCGGCGGCGGGCTGCTGCGCGAGGTGCGTGAGGGGTGGCGGGAGGTCACCGGACGGCTGTGGCTGTGGTCGGTGGTCGCGCAGTTCGCGGTCGTCAACGCGGTGCTGACGGCCGCGCAGTCCGTGTACGGGCCGCTGGTCGCCCGGGAACGGCTGGGCGGCGCGGGGCCGTGGGGGCTGGCGCTGGCGGCGTTCGGTGCGGGCACGGTGCTCGGCGCGCTGGTCATGACGCGCTGGAAGCCGCGCCGGATGCTGCTCGCCGGGGTCTGCGCGGTCTTCCCGCTCGCGCTGAGCCCGGCGGCGCTGGCGGTCGGGCTGTCCGCGCCGGGACTGAGTGGGGTGATGCTGCTGTGCGGGATATGTGTGGAGGTGTTCGCGGTGTCCTGGATGACGGCGCTCCACCAGGAGGTTCCCGAGGACCGGCTCTCGCGTGTCTCGTCCTACGACTGGCTGGGCTCGGTGGGCATGGTCCCGCTCGCCACGGCTCTGGCCGGTCCCGTGCAGCAGGCGGTCGGGCGGACGGCCGCGCTGTGGGGCTGCGCGGCGCTCATCGTGCTGCTGACGGCGGTGGTGCTGTGCGTACCGGACGTACGGCATCTGTCCCGCCGCCGTACGCCGTCGCCGGAGTCCGACCGTACGTCGCCGGAGCCCGGCCGTACGTCAGCAAGGTCCGGCCGTACGCCGCCGGACGCCCCGCCGCCGTCCCGGTCCGTTCCTGAAGAAACCCCTGGCGAGGCCCATGACGGGGCGCCTTCCCGTACCCCGGCGGGCCCGCCCGCGACCCGCGCCGTACCTGTTGACTAG
- a CDS encoding NAD(P)/FAD-dependent oxidoreductase, whose product MPFPGWDLPGVVTAGAAQALAKGQRTAIGRRVVLSGTGPFLLPVASSLLAAGARVLAVYEAGSPAAWLRSPLAALRDGRGKLPELAGYAAELARHRVPYRPRHAVVAAHGGERVESVSVARLTPNWRIRPGSERRVTGVDAVCVGYGFTPQLELALAAGCALRANAWVAVDAWQATSVPGVYAAGEPTGIGGAELAAAEGEVAGIAAAAHLGARPDLPRADAARRRVLAGRRFARLLAAAHPVRPGWRSWLRPDTLICRCEEVTYGELRAGAREHGADGMRALKLTTRVGLGPCQGRICARNAAELLTGLPAGPATGLPAGLATGLPGLPAGLPDPHTADRRPLAQPVRLADLAAVPAEPLPDHSEPQSDRITQEPDHPASERTPYDE is encoded by the coding sequence CTGCCGTTCCCCGGCTGGGACCTGCCGGGCGTGGTGACGGCCGGCGCGGCCCAGGCGCTCGCCAAGGGGCAGCGGACGGCGATCGGCCGCCGCGTGGTCCTCTCCGGCACCGGCCCGTTCCTGCTGCCCGTCGCCTCCTCGCTGCTGGCGGCCGGTGCCCGGGTACTGGCCGTGTACGAGGCGGGCTCCCCCGCCGCCTGGCTGCGCTCCCCGCTCGCCGCTCTCCGGGACGGCCGTGGAAAACTCCCCGAACTCGCCGGGTACGCGGCCGAACTGGCCCGCCACCGCGTTCCCTACCGCCCCCGCCACGCGGTCGTCGCGGCTCACGGAGGGGAGCGCGTCGAGTCGGTGAGCGTCGCCCGTCTCACCCCCAACTGGCGGATACGGCCCGGCAGTGAGCGGCGGGTGACGGGCGTGGACGCGGTGTGCGTCGGGTACGGGTTCACGCCGCAGCTCGAACTCGCCCTCGCCGCGGGGTGCGCGCTGCGTGCGAACGCATGGGTGGCCGTCGACGCCTGGCAGGCCACCAGCGTCCCCGGCGTGTACGCGGCGGGCGAGCCGACCGGCATCGGCGGCGCGGAACTGGCCGCCGCCGAGGGCGAGGTGGCCGGTATCGCGGCGGCGGCCCACCTCGGCGCGCGGCCGGACCTGCCCCGCGCGGATGCCGCCCGCCGCCGCGTCCTGGCGGGCCGCCGCTTCGCCCGGCTGCTGGCCGCCGCCCATCCCGTACGGCCGGGCTGGCGGTCCTGGCTCCGGCCGGACACCTTGATCTGCCGCTGCGAGGAAGTGACGTACGGGGAACTGCGCGCCGGTGCCCGGGAACACGGTGCGGACGGTATGCGTGCCCTCAAGCTGACCACTCGTGTGGGGCTGGGCCCGTGCCAGGGCCGGATCTGTGCCCGTAACGCGGCCGAGCTCCTGACCGGCCTTCCTGCCGGCCCCGCGACCGGTCTCCCGGCCGGCCTTGCTACCGGTCTCCCCGGTCTCCCGGCGGGTCTCCCCGATCCGCACACCGCCGACCGCCGTCCGCTGGCCCAGCCGGTCCGCCTCGCGGACCTCGCCGCGGTACCGGCCGAGCCCCTGCCGGATCACTCGGAACCGCAATCCGACCGCATCACTCAGGAACCCGATCACCCCGCTTCCGAGAGGACGCCATATGACGAATGA
- a CDS encoding FAD-dependent oxidoreductase: MADGEGTAAGPGAGAEAGSGAGRNTGRKAGRNAGPNAGRQAGPVVVIGAGPAGTQAALAAADAGVRVILVDDGPRTGGQYHRRAPDAPVPAWEREIDAHPRIERLSRTAVWALEPLPHAPHAPDDPCAPHVPDAPHAPQDPATPAPREPKALPPRGPSTSSRAPPTPPAGRPVPSVRPPWSCAPARTTGHCRSPAGTCRAW, encoded by the coding sequence GTGGCTGACGGGGAGGGAACGGCGGCCGGACCGGGTGCCGGGGCGGAGGCGGGATCGGGCGCCGGGCGGAACACCGGGCGGAAGGCCGGGCGGAACGCCGGGCCGAACGCCGGACGGCAGGCCGGGCCGGTAGTGGTGATCGGGGCCGGGCCCGCCGGCACCCAGGCCGCGCTCGCCGCCGCCGACGCGGGCGTCCGCGTCATCCTTGTGGACGACGGCCCCCGGACCGGCGGCCAGTACCACCGACGCGCCCCGGACGCGCCGGTACCCGCCTGGGAGCGGGAGATCGACGCCCATCCGCGCATCGAACGGCTCTCCCGTACGGCGGTCTGGGCCCTGGAACCCCTGCCACACGCCCCGCACGCTCCGGATGACCCCTGCGCCCCGCACGTCCCGGACGCCCCACACGCCCCGCAGGACCCGGCCACCCCCGCGCCCCGCGAGCCGAAGGCGCTCCCTCCGCGTGGGCCGTCCACCTCCAGCAGGGCCCCGCCGACGCCGCCGGCGGGCCGCCCCGTACCGTCCGTGCGTCCGCCCTGGTCCTGTGCACCGGCGCGTACGACCGGGCACTGCCGTTCCCCGGCTGGGACCTGCCGGGCGTGGTGA
- a CDS encoding cytochrome P450: MAAEELAAPGGREILGPRGRPLLGNVRDYEKDRVGFLRANHARYGDFFRFDDTSVVVADPDAIRDVHVRTNTDFLSEDAILSGGPAPTGETSPWMRARRPAWKALKPKACLPYGGQITDRFAVALEATAGRPFDPVRVFTDYTGAVLTRICLGRESPRVVAAVERRFDAFMVLMNRSWQRPRWAPDPAMRRAARADQELNTALIEQLLAIRKDLDRGTGAEEQGTGAEEQGTGAEGRGADLASMLLGAAAGQDLTFETVTGFVKGTLLAAHGVPAVTLAWIAHTLAGDPALAARVAEEATPHKDGLADAYAQGRLPFTESLVKEVLRLYPPTWLMGRRAFRDTTLAGHRLRAGETVLFSPYLVQRDPRWWGGTAWRLDPERWLADGTTGGARHKHAYIPFSAGSRVCIGSALGTTLLVLCTARLAAHHAVHTVARDGRSRPVPHFGTMLTPRGPLLRCATPRTDRTGREPR; this comes from the coding sequence ATGGCTGCGGAAGAACTGGCGGCACCGGGCGGCCGGGAAATCCTGGGACCGCGCGGCAGGCCCCTGCTGGGAAACGTACGGGACTACGAGAAGGACCGCGTCGGCTTTCTGCGGGCGAACCACGCGCGGTACGGCGATTTCTTCCGCTTCGACGACACGTCGGTCGTCGTGGCCGATCCCGACGCCATTCGTGACGTCCATGTCCGCACCAACACCGATTTCCTCTCCGAGGACGCGATCCTTTCCGGCGGCCCCGCGCCGACGGGTGAGACCAGCCCGTGGATGCGGGCCCGCCGCCCCGCCTGGAAAGCCCTGAAGCCGAAGGCGTGTCTGCCTTACGGCGGGCAGATCACCGACCGGTTCGCGGTGGCCCTGGAGGCGACCGCCGGGCGGCCCTTCGACCCCGTAAGGGTGTTCACGGACTACACCGGCGCCGTACTGACCCGTATCTGTCTCGGGCGGGAGAGCCCGCGGGTGGTGGCCGCGGTGGAGCGGCGGTTCGACGCCTTCATGGTGCTGATGAACCGTTCCTGGCAGCGCCCGCGCTGGGCACCGGACCCGGCCATGCGCCGGGCCGCCCGCGCCGACCAGGAGCTGAACACGGCCCTGATCGAACAGCTCCTCGCCATCCGGAAGGACCTGGACCGGGGCACGGGAGCCGAGGAACAGGGCACGGGGGCCGAGGAACAGGGCACGGGGGCCGAGGGCCGGGGCGCGGATCTGGCCTCCATGCTCCTGGGGGCCGCGGCCGGCCAGGACCTGACCTTCGAGACCGTCACGGGATTCGTCAAAGGCACGCTGCTGGCGGCCCACGGCGTCCCCGCCGTCACCCTGGCCTGGATCGCCCACACCCTCGCCGGCGATCCGGCGCTGGCCGCCCGCGTCGCCGAAGAGGCAACGCCCCACAAGGACGGCCTGGCGGACGCGTACGCACAGGGCCGGCTGCCCTTCACCGAGTCGCTCGTCAAAGAAGTGCTGCGGCTGTACCCGCCCACCTGGCTCATGGGCCGCCGGGCCTTTCGCGACACCACGCTCGCCGGGCACCGGCTGCGGGCCGGGGAGACGGTGCTGTTCAGCCCGTACCTGGTGCAGCGCGACCCCCGGTGGTGGGGCGGTACGGCGTGGCGGCTGGACCCGGAGCGCTGGCTCGCCGACGGCACCACCGGCGGCGCCCGGCACAAGCACGCCTACATCCCCTTCAGTGCCGGGAGTCGGGTGTGCATCGGCAGCGCGCTGGGCACCACGCTGCTGGTGCTGTGCACCGCCCGGCTCGCCGCGCACCACGCCGTCCACACCGTGGCACGGGACGGCCGCAGCCGCCCGGTCCCGCACTTCGGGACCATGCTCACGCCGCGCGGCCCGCTCCTGCGCTGCGCCACGCCGCGGACCGACCGTACGGGAAGAGAGCCGCGATGA
- a CDS encoding allantoate amidohydrolase, which yields MWRDLRPLGRAADTGGYRRFAWTGADADCRAWFRDQARSRGLEYELDRNGNQWAWLGDPAAGDAVVTGSHLDSVPDGGAFDGPLGVVSSFAALDELRERGRELSRPLAVVNFGDEEGARFGLACVGSRLTAGQLSPEKARELRDADGVTLPQAMERAGYDPAAIGPDPERLARIGAFIELHVEQGRALDLSGDPVGIASAIWPHGRWRFDFHGEANHAGTTRLADRRDPMLTYATTVLAARKRAELAGALATFGKVAVEPNGVNAIPSLVRGWLDSRAADQGTLDTVVAAIEQAAVECGERDGVEVRVTRESFTPVVEFRHALRDELARILGGTADRPGPGRTGAPESGRTAAPESGRTGVPVLGTGAGHDAGILSASVPTAMLFVRNPTGVSHSPAESAAEDDCVAGVTALADVLEGLACR from the coding sequence ATGTGGCGGGACCTGCGGCCCCTGGGCCGCGCCGCCGACACCGGCGGCTACCGCCGTTTCGCCTGGACCGGCGCGGACGCCGACTGCCGCGCCTGGTTCCGGGACCAGGCGCGCTCCCGGGGCCTTGAGTACGAGCTGGACCGCAACGGCAACCAGTGGGCCTGGCTCGGCGACCCGGCGGCCGGTGACGCGGTCGTCACCGGCTCGCACCTGGACTCCGTACCGGACGGCGGCGCCTTCGACGGCCCGCTCGGCGTCGTCTCCTCGTTCGCCGCCCTGGACGAACTGCGCGAGCGCGGCCGGGAGTTGAGCCGCCCGCTGGCCGTCGTCAACTTCGGTGACGAGGAGGGCGCCCGCTTCGGGCTGGCCTGCGTGGGCTCCCGGCTGACCGCCGGCCAGCTCAGCCCCGAGAAGGCGCGTGAACTGCGGGACGCCGACGGTGTGACGCTGCCGCAGGCCATGGAACGCGCCGGGTACGACCCCGCGGCCATCGGCCCCGACCCCGAACGCCTGGCCCGGATCGGCGCGTTCATCGAACTCCACGTCGAACAGGGCCGGGCGCTGGACCTCTCCGGCGACCCGGTCGGTATCGCCTCCGCCATCTGGCCGCACGGCCGCTGGCGGTTCGACTTCCACGGCGAGGCCAACCACGCGGGCACCACCCGCCTGGCGGACCGCCGCGACCCGATGCTCACCTACGCCACCACCGTCCTGGCCGCCCGCAAGCGCGCCGAACTGGCCGGGGCCCTGGCGACCTTCGGCAAGGTGGCCGTCGAGCCGAACGGCGTCAACGCCATCCCGTCGCTGGTCCGCGGCTGGCTGGACTCCCGCGCGGCGGACCAGGGGACCCTGGACACCGTCGTCGCCGCGATCGAACAGGCGGCCGTGGAGTGCGGCGAGCGGGACGGCGTCGAGGTGCGCGTCACCCGCGAGTCCTTCACGCCTGTCGTGGAGTTCCGGCACGCCCTGCGGGACGAACTGGCGCGCATCCTCGGCGGTACGGCGGACCGGCCGGGACCCGGCCGTACGGGCGCACCGGAATCCGGCCGTACGGCTGCACCGGAATCCGGCCGTACGGGCGTACCCGTGCTCGGCACCGGCGCCGGACATGACGCGGGTATTTTGTCCGCGAGTGTCCCCACCGCCATGCTGTTCGTACGCAACCCCACCGGCGTCTCGCACTCCCCGGCCGAATCCGCGGCCGAGGACGACTGCGTCGCCGGGGTGACCGCACTCGCCGACGTACTGGAGGGCCTGGCGTGCAGGTGA